A region of Halalkaliarchaeum desulfuricum DNA encodes the following proteins:
- a CDS encoding signal recognition particle protein Srp54 — translation MVLDDLGSSLRGTLNDLRGKSRIDEDDVGEVVKQIQRALLQADVEVGLVMELSDSIEQRALSEDPPAGTTARDHVLKIVYEELVELVGESTELPLEPQTIMLAGLQGSGKTTTAAKMAWWFSKKGLRPAVIQTDTFRPGAYDQAKQMCERAEVEFYGDPDGDDPVEIAREGMEATEDADVRIVDTAGRHALEEDLIDEIEEIEATVAPDVSLLVLDAAIGQGAKDQAREFERSVGIEGVVITKLDGTAKGGGALTAVNETDSSIAFLGTGETVKDIERFEPSGFISRLLGMGDLKQLSERVERAMQETQEEDDDWDPEDLLEGQFTLKDMQRQMEAMNRMGPLDQVMDMIPGLGGGMMDQLPDDAMDVTQDRMRRFDIAMDSMTDEELENPRTIGRSRVERISRGSGVEEETIRELLEQHKMMEQTLKQFQGMGEGDMQRMMKKFGGGGGAGGMGDLEELGGGKGPFG, via the coding sequence ATGGTACTCGACGACCTCGGGAGTTCCCTCCGGGGAACGCTCAACGACCTCCGCGGGAAGTCCCGCATCGACGAGGACGACGTCGGGGAGGTCGTAAAGCAGATCCAGCGCGCCCTCCTGCAGGCGGACGTCGAGGTCGGGCTGGTGATGGAGCTGTCCGACAGCATCGAACAGCGTGCGCTGTCGGAGGATCCTCCGGCGGGAACGACCGCGCGCGATCACGTCCTGAAGATCGTCTACGAGGAACTCGTCGAACTCGTCGGCGAATCCACGGAACTTCCGCTGGAGCCACAGACGATCATGCTCGCCGGCCTGCAGGGGTCGGGGAAGACGACCACCGCCGCCAAGATGGCGTGGTGGTTCTCGAAGAAGGGGCTCCGACCGGCAGTGATCCAGACGGACACGTTCCGTCCGGGCGCGTACGACCAGGCCAAACAGATGTGCGAACGGGCGGAGGTGGAGTTCTACGGCGACCCCGACGGGGACGATCCCGTCGAGATCGCCCGTGAGGGAATGGAGGCGACCGAGGACGCTGACGTCCGGATCGTCGACACCGCCGGTCGCCACGCGCTGGAGGAGGACCTCATCGACGAGATCGAGGAGATCGAGGCGACGGTTGCCCCGGACGTCTCGCTGCTCGTGCTCGATGCGGCGATCGGGCAGGGTGCCAAAGATCAGGCCCGGGAGTTCGAGCGCTCGGTCGGCATCGAAGGCGTCGTCATCACGAAGCTCGACGGGACCGCGAAAGGTGGCGGTGCGTTGACCGCTGTCAACGAAACCGACTCCTCGATCGCGTTCCTCGGGACCGGCGAGACCGTAAAGGACATCGAGCGGTTCGAACCCTCGGGGTTCATCTCTCGGCTGCTCGGGATGGGCGACCTCAAGCAGCTCTCCGAACGGGTCGAACGTGCGATGCAGGAAACCCAGGAGGAAGACGACGACTGGGATCCCGAGGACCTGCTCGAAGGGCAGTTCACGCTGAAGGACATGCAGCGACAGATGGAGGCGATGAACCGGATGGGCCCCCTCGATCAGGTGATGGACATGATCCCCGGGCTCGGCGGCGGCATGATGGACCAGCTGCCCGACGACGCGATGGACGTCACCCAGGATCGGATGCGCCGGTTCGACATCGCGATGGACTCGATGACCGACGAGGAGCTGGAGAACCCCCGGACTATCGGCCGGTCGCGCGTCGAGCGCATCTCCCGCGGCTCCGGCGTCGAGGAGGAGACTATCCGAGAGCTGCTCGAACAGCACAAGATGATGGAGCAAACGCTCAAGCAGTTCCAGGGGATGGGCGAGGGCGACATGCAGCGGATGATGAAGAAGTTCGGCGGCGGAGGCGGCGCCGGCGGCATGGGCGATCTCGAGGAGCTGGGCGGCGGCAAGGGCCCGTTCGGCTGA
- a CDS encoding MFS transporter encodes MGRNSGGGRGVSRRLRDRLGRLARFDVLALTAAIWFLAKFLRYAFPPLFEPFQATYGVSNAEVGAAFTGFMLVYAAMQFPSGALADRLGSVRVVVAGASLAAVGALAVAIGSFAGAAAGFGVLVATMLVMGGGTGAHKTVAIRLLARVYPARTGRALGAFDTVGTFGGVVAPIAVVAFTTGLLSGLPGDPWRWLFFSAGLVGVALAVAFLRRVPGRLEADHAGAERSGTETADTDPGDAVGDERSVGKKTGSNPGFRRYVTLFSDPRLAAFVAVTLSFSFAYNGLVAFLPLYLTREAGLAAATAGGLYSLLFLVSFVQLFSGEASDRAGQLPVIVAALTLATVGVAALVVLPIAGTPGGAIAVAVAVAVGGLGMHGFRPVRGSYLMFVLPDDIAGGALGVVRTGLMGAGAVAPVIIGVISDGLGFRPAFGLLAAAMAAAATIAAALWLTRERA; translated from the coding sequence GTGGGCCGAAACTCCGGCGGCGGACGTGGCGTCAGTCGACGTCTCCGCGACCGTCTCGGCCGGCTCGCACGCTTCGACGTCCTCGCGCTGACGGCGGCCATCTGGTTTCTCGCGAAGTTCCTCCGGTACGCGTTCCCGCCGCTTTTCGAACCGTTCCAGGCGACGTATGGCGTCTCGAACGCGGAGGTCGGCGCCGCGTTCACCGGGTTCATGCTCGTGTACGCCGCGATGCAGTTTCCTTCCGGGGCGCTCGCCGACCGGCTGGGATCGGTTCGGGTCGTGGTCGCGGGTGCGTCGCTTGCCGCGGTGGGGGCGCTCGCGGTGGCGATCGGCTCTTTCGCGGGGGCGGCCGCCGGTTTCGGCGTCCTCGTCGCGACGATGCTCGTGATGGGCGGGGGGACCGGCGCCCACAAGACGGTCGCGATCCGGCTGCTCGCCCGTGTGTACCCCGCCCGGACGGGGCGGGCGCTCGGCGCGTTCGACACGGTCGGAACGTTCGGGGGCGTGGTAGCGCCGATCGCTGTCGTCGCGTTCACCACCGGGCTGCTTTCGGGGCTGCCGGGCGATCCCTGGCGGTGGCTCTTCTTTTCGGCGGGGCTCGTCGGCGTCGCCCTCGCGGTCGCGTTCCTCCGGCGGGTTCCCGGGCGGCTCGAGGCCGACCACGCCGGGGCCGAACGCTCCGGAACGGAAACAGCCGACACCGATCCCGGCGACGCAGTCGGCGACGAGCGATCCGTCGGGAAGAAGACTGGCTCGAACCCCGGCTTCCGTCGGTACGTGACGCTGTTTTCCGATCCGCGTCTCGCCGCATTCGTCGCCGTGACGCTGTCGTTTTCCTTCGCGTACAACGGGCTGGTGGCGTTCCTCCCGCTGTATCTCACCCGCGAAGCCGGCCTTGCAGCAGCGACCGCCGGCGGGCTGTACAGTTTGCTGTTTCTGGTCAGCTTCGTCCAGCTGTTCTCCGGCGAGGCGAGCGACCGGGCCGGACAGCTCCCCGTCATCGTTGCGGCACTGACGCTGGCCACGGTCGGGGTCGCTGCGCTCGTGGTGCTCCCGATCGCCGGAACGCCCGGCGGGGCCATCGCTGTTGCCGTTGCGGTCGCCGTCGGCGGGCTCGGAATGCACGGATTCAGGCCGGTGCGTGGCTCGTATCTCATGTTCGTGCTTCCCGACGACATCGCCGGCGGCGCGCTCGGGGTCGTCCGCACCGGGCTGATGGGCGCGGGTGCGGTCGCCCCCGTGATCATCGGTGTCATCTCTGACGGGCTGGGGTTCCGGCCCGCCTTCGGGCTGCTTGCGGCCGCGATGGCTGCGGCGGCGACGATCGCCGCGGCGCTGTGGCTCACCAGAGAGCGGGCGTGA
- the hemC gene encoding hydroxymethylbilane synthase, with the protein MDEGTLRLATRGSVLARRQATTVRDSLSSRRLDVELVEIETRGDRITDELIHRLGRTGAFVRALDEEVLEGDVDAAIHSMKDMPTEFPGDLAVAGVPERAPAGDVLVTPDGTPFEALPDGATVGTSSLRRGAQLSNARPDLEIDPLRGNVDTRLEKLLAPSLQREHERRLNAESDEAFDEDVSFDRTTDEWFDDLTELERNALGRTVDSEYDGIVLAEAGLRRSGLFDDVETERLERSRFVPAPGQGAIAVTAADPDVIDLIRSRIDHPPTRIATTAERTVLAELGGGCIAPIGVNAILQGEYVHTRAQVSSTDGETVINDTRDLPVESHAEAAAAFADDLADRGAADLIEEARERAEEEGGDA; encoded by the coding sequence ATGGACGAGGGAACGTTACGGCTCGCGACACGGGGATCGGTACTCGCGCGCCGACAGGCGACGACCGTCCGCGACTCACTGTCGAGTCGACGACTCGACGTGGAACTCGTGGAGATCGAAACGCGCGGGGACCGCATCACCGACGAACTGATCCACCGGCTCGGCCGAACGGGGGCGTTCGTCAGAGCGCTGGACGAGGAGGTGCTCGAGGGGGACGTCGACGCGGCCATCCACTCGATGAAGGACATGCCGACGGAGTTCCCCGGGGACCTGGCCGTCGCCGGCGTCCCGGAACGGGCACCCGCCGGTGACGTGCTCGTCACGCCCGACGGGACGCCGTTCGAGGCGCTTCCCGACGGCGCGACCGTCGGTACGTCGTCGCTTCGTCGGGGCGCACAGCTCTCCAACGCGCGTCCGGATCTCGAGATCGACCCGCTCCGGGGCAACGTCGACACCCGATTGGAGAAGCTGCTCGCCCCCTCGCTACAGCGGGAGCACGAACGGCGGCTGAACGCCGAATCCGACGAGGCGTTCGACGAGGACGTCTCGTTCGACCGCACCACCGACGAGTGGTTCGACGACCTGACTGAACTCGAGCGGAACGCGCTGGGGCGGACGGTCGACTCGGAGTACGACGGAATCGTGCTCGCGGAGGCCGGTCTGCGTCGGAGTGGCCTGTTCGACGACGTCGAGACGGAGCGGCTCGAACGCTCGCGATTCGTCCCCGCCCCCGGACAGGGGGCGATCGCGGTGACCGCCGCCGATCCGGACGTGATCGACCTGATCCGGTCGCGCATCGACCACCCGCCGACCCGGATCGCCACTACCGCCGAGCGGACCGTCCTCGCGGAGCTCGGTGGCGGCTGCATCGCGCCGATCGGCGTCAACGCCATCCTGCAGGGCGAGTACGTCCACACCCGGGCACAGGTGTCGAGCACAGACGGGGAGACGGTCATAAACGACACCCGGGATCTCCCGGTCGAATCACACGCGGAGGCTGCCGCGGCGTTCGCCGACGACCTCGCAGACCGGGGCGCAGCCGACCTCATCGAGGAGGCCCGCGAACGCGCCGAGGAAGAGGGGGGAGACGCGTGA
- a CDS encoding uroporphyrinogen-III synthase — MSSRPRVAVFRPDDDRIRTAVELLEELGAAPIADPMLAVEPTGAVPRPAEFVVLTSKTGVELAAEAGWSPENAGPDGEAAILVAIGPATAAAAREAGWSPDVVPEEYTSAGLVETLEGRVDGRTVEVARSDHGSPVLLEGLRAARADVHETILYKLVRPPESGRSAELAALGDLDAAAFTSSLTVEHFLEAAEDRDVHEDALSGLDRAIVGAIGDPTRDTAESHGIAVDVVPDEATFEALARAVVEAATRRAESE, encoded by the coding sequence GTGAGCTCACGGCCACGTGTCGCGGTGTTCCGCCCGGACGACGACCGCATCCGGACGGCGGTCGAGCTGCTCGAGGAGCTGGGGGCCGCACCGATCGCCGATCCGATGCTTGCAGTCGAGCCGACCGGCGCCGTCCCGCGGCCGGCGGAGTTCGTCGTTCTCACGAGCAAGACCGGCGTCGAACTCGCTGCCGAAGCGGGCTGGTCCCCCGAAAACGCCGGCCCGGATGGCGAGGCGGCGATCCTCGTCGCGATCGGCCCGGCGACGGCAGCGGCAGCCCGCGAGGCGGGCTGGTCCCCCGATGTCGTTCCCGAGGAGTACACCTCGGCCGGGCTCGTGGAGACGCTCGAGGGCCGGGTCGACGGCCGAACCGTCGAGGTCGCGCGCAGCGACCACGGCAGCCCGGTGCTTCTCGAGGGGCTCCGGGCGGCCCGTGCCGACGTCCACGAGACGATCCTTTATAAACTGGTCCGCCCGCCCGAGTCCGGTCGATCCGCCGAACTCGCCGCGCTCGGCGACCTCGATGCGGCGGCGTTCACGTCGTCGCTGACGGTCGAACACTTCCTGGAGGCGGCCGAGGATCGGGACGTTCACGAGGACGCCCTCTCCGGGCTCGATCGCGCAATCGTCGGCGCGATCGGCGATCCGACACGGGACACGGCCGAGTCTCACGGCATCGCCGTCGACGTCGTGCCGGACGAGGCCACCTTCGAGGCGCTCGCCCGCGCCGTGGTCGAGGCCGCGACGCGCCGGGCGGAGTCCGAATAG
- the serB gene encoding phosphoserine phosphatase SerB, whose protein sequence is MRLIAFDFDGTLSDSEMTVLLARRAGVEADVAEITERAMNDELSYAESLRERAALLEGLPEKDVTAAYGEVTLRPGAARLIERLREEGHNVAILTGGFDRGVEAALESAGVEVDHLIANRLPIRGGRLNGNVGGPLVDGTKDEALEDLAEEVGVPMTRTVAVGDGANDLPMLEVAGLSVGYLPKDAVRPACDVVVASMSRLARVFEERGLLSARNER, encoded by the coding sequence ATGCGACTCATCGCGTTCGACTTCGATGGAACCCTCTCGGACTCGGAGATGACCGTGTTGCTGGCTCGACGGGCCGGCGTCGAAGCGGACGTCGCCGAGATCACCGAGCGGGCGATGAACGACGAGTTGAGCTACGCCGAGAGCCTCCGCGAGCGTGCGGCACTGCTGGAAGGTCTCCCGGAGAAGGACGTGACGGCAGCCTACGGAGAGGTGACCCTGCGCCCGGGTGCCGCACGGCTCATCGAACGGCTCCGGGAGGAGGGCCACAACGTAGCAATTCTCACGGGCGGCTTCGACCGGGGCGTCGAGGCCGCACTCGAATCCGCCGGCGTCGAGGTCGATCACCTGATCGCAAACCGGCTGCCGATCCGCGGCGGCCGGCTCAACGGGAACGTCGGCGGCCCGCTGGTCGATGGGACGAAAGACGAGGCACTGGAGGACCTCGCCGAGGAAGTCGGCGTGCCGATGACGCGAACCGTCGCAGTCGGCGACGGCGCAAACGACCTCCCGATGCTGGAAGTCGCCGGCCTTTCGGTGGGGTATCTCCCGAAGGACGCCGTCCGCCCGGCCTGTGACGTCGTCGTCGCCTCGATGTCCCGGCTCGCGCGCGTGTTCGAGGAACGAGGCCTGCTTTCGGCTCGAAACGAACGATAG
- the polX gene encoding DNA polymerase/3'-5' exonuclease PolX has product MSRNDEVARRLEEFADLLEAQGVEYKPNAYRRAAENVREYPEPIEALAKAGEDAVAEIDRVGDAIAAKIVEYVQTGGIEELDELREELPVDMGALTSVSGVGPKTVGTLYEELSITTLEELEAAAEAGEIREVKGFGAKTEENILDNIPFARKSQQRSRLGNARPVADDLLATLRESSAVETAETAGSIRRWRETVGDVDVLVASADGPAVLEAFAEWDAVDAVIESGTSKGSVRADGMRVDLRVVDPDEFGSALQYFTGSKDHNVHLRNLAIDRGLKMNEYGVFDVSDVDDPDAGQRVGERIAGETEAEMYDALDLPLVPPELREDRGEIEAAQSGDLPELVEPDDLRGDLHTHTDWSDGRDDIETMVAAAAERGYDYYAVTDHAAGPGVFGNAGLSDGEIREQADAVASVAEDVDLELFHGIEANIDSDGVVTTDDDVLAELDLVIASPHSALDQTGETATQRLCRAIEHPHVDVIGHPTGRIINSRPGLDVDVSRVVEAAADHGVALEVNANPARLDLADEPIRRCVETGVPIVVNTDAHSPGEFDYLRYGVHTARRGWAEAADVLNTWEGSAIRSFLES; this is encoded by the coding sequence ATGAGCCGCAACGACGAGGTCGCCCGTCGCCTCGAGGAGTTCGCGGACCTGCTGGAGGCGCAGGGCGTCGAGTACAAGCCGAACGCCTACCGGCGCGCCGCCGAGAACGTCCGGGAGTACCCCGAACCGATCGAGGCGCTGGCGAAAGCCGGCGAGGACGCCGTCGCCGAGATCGACCGGGTCGGCGACGCCATCGCGGCGAAGATCGTCGAGTACGTCCAGACCGGCGGAATCGAGGAACTCGACGAACTCCGCGAGGAGCTGCCGGTCGACATGGGCGCGCTCACCAGCGTCTCCGGCGTCGGCCCCAAAACCGTCGGCACGCTGTACGAGGAGCTTTCGATCACGACGCTCGAGGAGCTGGAGGCGGCTGCCGAAGCGGGAGAAATCCGGGAGGTGAAGGGGTTCGGCGCAAAGACCGAAGAGAATATCCTTGATAACATTCCGTTCGCCCGGAAATCACAGCAGCGATCACGGCTCGGAAACGCCCGTCCAGTCGCGGACGACCTGCTCGCGACGCTTCGGGAGTCTTCAGCGGTCGAAACCGCCGAAACAGCCGGATCGATCCGGCGGTGGCGCGAGACCGTCGGCGACGTCGACGTCCTCGTCGCGAGCGCGGACGGTCCGGCGGTGCTCGAGGCGTTCGCCGAATGGGACGCCGTCGACGCGGTGATCGAGTCGGGCACCTCGAAAGGGAGCGTTCGCGCCGACGGCATGCGGGTCGACCTCCGGGTCGTCGATCCCGACGAGTTCGGGTCGGCGCTCCAGTACTTCACCGGGAGCAAGGACCACAACGTCCACCTCCGCAACCTCGCGATCGATCGCGGGCTCAAGATGAACGAGTACGGCGTCTTCGACGTGAGCGACGTCGACGATCCCGACGCGGGTCAACGAGTCGGCGAACGGATCGCCGGCGAGACGGAGGCGGAAATGTACGACGCGCTCGATCTTCCGCTCGTCCCGCCGGAGCTGCGCGAGGACCGCGGCGAGATCGAGGCCGCACAATCGGGTGACCTCCCCGAACTCGTCGAACCCGACGACCTGCGGGGTGACCTCCACACCCACACCGACTGGTCCGACGGAAGAGACGATATCGAGACGATGGTCGCGGCGGCAGCTGAACGCGGCTACGACTACTACGCTGTCACCGACCACGCAGCGGGGCCGGGCGTGTTCGGTAACGCGGGGCTTTCGGACGGCGAGATCCGAGAGCAGGCCGACGCCGTCGCGTCGGTTGCCGAAGACGTCGACCTGGAACTGTTCCACGGGATCGAAGCGAACATCGATTCGGACGGTGTCGTCACGACGGACGACGACGTGCTCGCGGAGTTGGACCTCGTGATCGCCTCGCCACACAGTGCGCTCGATCAGACCGGCGAGACGGCGACGCAGCGGCTCTGTCGGGCAATCGAACACCCGCACGTCGACGTGATCGGTCATCCCACGGGGCGGATCATCAACAGCCGCCCCGGCCTCGACGTCGACGTGAGTCGTGTCGTCGAGGCGGCCGCCGACCACGGGGTCGCACTCGAGGTGAACGCCAACCCGGCACGCCTCGATCTGGCGGACGAACCGATCCGACGTTGCGTCGAAACGGGCGTCCCGATCGTCGTCAACACCGACGCCCACAGCCCAGGCGAGTTCGACTACCTCCGGTACGGGGTTCACACGGCCCGACGGGGATGGGCCGAGGCGGCGGACGTGCTCAACACGTGGGAGGGGTCCGCGATACGGTCGTTCCTGGAGTCGTGA
- a CDS encoding Mut7-C RNAse domain-containing protein has product MGGVRDTVVPGVVNRLSNSGDERRLLLDAMLGKLTTYLRMCGYDAAYALDRGIEHDGELLAVAREENRTLLTRDRSLADRAAADQQDDTAPGSVLLSEREVTDQLRELRDAGFDLSLSDPPTRCGRCNGRLEPPASDDPRPEYVPDQDPVWRCRDCGQWFWKGSHWEDVAARLEDVRTG; this is encoded by the coding sequence GTGGGAGGGGTCCGCGATACGGTCGTTCCTGGAGTCGTGAACCGACTGTCGAACTCCGGGGACGAACGCCGGCTCCTGCTGGACGCCATGCTCGGCAAGCTGACGACGTACCTCCGGATGTGTGGGTACGACGCCGCGTACGCCCTCGATCGCGGGATCGAACACGACGGGGAGCTGCTCGCCGTCGCCCGCGAGGAGAACCGGACGCTTCTCACCCGGGATCGCTCCCTCGCCGACCGGGCGGCAGCCGATCAGCAAGACGACACAGCCCCCGGGTCGGTGCTATTGTCCGAACGCGAGGTGACAGACCAGCTCCGGGAACTTCGGGACGCCGGCTTCGACCTCTCGCTTTCGGATCCACCGACACGGTGTGGTCGATGTAACGGACGTCTCGAACCTCCGGCATCCGACGACCCTCGTCCCGAGTACGTCCCCGACCAGGATCCAGTCTGGCGGTGTCGCGACTGTGGGCAGTGGTTCTGGAAGGGAAGTCACTGGGAGGACGTCGCAGCACGGCTCGAGGACGTTCGAACCGGTTGA